A genome region from Candidatus Saganbacteria bacterium includes the following:
- a CDS encoding type II toxin-antitoxin system RelE/ParE family toxin, giving the protein MNSKYELEFSSQAAKFLKKLKNKELLQNILSALDIIRKDPLSGKFLQGDLRDYHSYRVGTYRVIYRPVHDKMLIFILRISHRKESY; this is encoded by the coding sequence ATGAACTCAAAGTATGAACTTGAGTTTTCAAGCCAGGCCGCTAAATTCCTCAAGAAACTAAAGAACAAAGAGCTTTTACAGAACATATTGTCAGCGCTGGATATTATACGAAAAGATCCTCTTTCAGGTAAGTTTTTGCAGGGAGATCTAAGAGACTATCATTCTTACAGGGTAGGAACGTACAGGGTCATTTACAGGCCGGTTCACGATAAAATGCTTATTTTCATCCTGCGCATCTCTCACAGAAAAGAAAGCTATTGA